One window of Sphingobacteriales bacterium genomic DNA carries:
- a CDS encoding PglZ domain-containing protein, with protein sequence MTDNWIIQDIEKHIAHRNRVVIIDPSGEYAYLLPYIEKQHYTILKTESSNKEEWQRIKEELMLRYEAESKHKVEKVVFYVNRPITELSFLFDYCFTHGCVDLSNPVEWLRKKLFTSTGHQITLENPMLLTAAKLGIGKDLAWWKKILQNLEELVSIEDELIPFLSNPEGFFKDKEADVKRLFEEKLFELIGQTYRKVPAKTLATEVVNHLFSSLVNNDVSPELLRIYHKWLDSHTYSKALQEYINTYKVDPYLNIWNVHPDHCFATIDKKQLLQITANFRDKVFVKEKLQKLHHRIKSRKATNFVPKWWDDVITLFEFDNKPLAHCNSLEKVSSFYTTQFHKADRAIRNIYAEFLQEENIVRPIQEHYESLNHELLQHWFDCSNQYQSNQQGYLPKLIAQAKPGTAIIVGDGVRYEIAAFIASQLQQKCKVSLDVMLADMPSETEHNMSALYVGNNEVIPLHKDREKRLSESTGKEIMYMNLEALHYGIKADYLVLTYKDIDSAGEKLQMGAIKLFREFEIVLTEKIQLLLNMSYHQVHLVTDHGFVLTGLLDEADKIDPIVSGKKEVHERFIRTTENQSGTDWIPFEKTYSEFKYVYAAKSHRPFKSKGVYGFSHGGFTPQEIIIPNFVFSKDAPPTKGLEVNIANKKELIEVTGELFGLKIQATAKADDLFSASRIIQVLLYANNITYSSSNIITIEPGATQSFDFSFGGHNEIIAVVVDANSQEQMDSVKIKKSNARDLGGLF encoded by the coding sequence TAGTTTTCTATGTTAACCGCCCAATAACAGAATTGAGCTTTTTATTTGACTATTGCTTCACTCACGGTTGTGTAGATTTATCCAATCCTGTGGAGTGGTTGCGTAAGAAACTATTTACCAGTACAGGTCATCAAATCACACTGGAAAATCCAATGCTGTTAACGGCTGCCAAATTAGGCATAGGCAAAGACCTTGCTTGGTGGAAAAAGATATTGCAAAACTTAGAAGAATTGGTTTCCATCGAAGATGAGTTAATTCCTTTTCTAAGTAATCCTGAAGGTTTTTTCAAAGACAAAGAAGCAGATGTTAAACGGCTATTTGAAGAAAAATTATTTGAACTAATTGGTCAAACTTATCGCAAAGTACCAGCCAAAACATTAGCAACAGAAGTAGTCAATCATTTATTTTCAAGCTTGGTCAATAATGATGTTTCGCCTGAGCTACTTCGTATTTATCACAAATGGTTAGACAGCCACACGTATTCAAAAGCACTACAAGAATACATAAATACTTATAAAGTTGACCCATATCTGAATATTTGGAATGTTCATCCTGACCATTGCTTTGCGACAATTGATAAAAAACAGCTCCTGCAAATCACAGCTAATTTTAGAGATAAAGTTTTCGTCAAGGAAAAGCTTCAAAAGCTACATCACCGCATAAAAAGCCGTAAAGCAACCAACTTTGTTCCGAAATGGTGGGATGATGTGATTACACTTTTTGAATTTGACAATAAGCCTTTGGCTCATTGTAATTCATTAGAAAAGGTATCGTCATTTTATACAACGCAATTTCATAAAGCAGACAGAGCAATTCGTAATATCTATGCAGAATTTTTACAAGAAGAAAACATTGTTCGCCCCATTCAGGAGCATTACGAAAGCTTAAATCACGAACTTTTACAGCATTGGTTTGATTGCAGCAACCAATACCAATCCAACCAACAAGGCTATTTACCTAAATTGATTGCACAAGCAAAGCCGGGTACAGCCATCATTGTTGGGGATGGTGTTCGCTATGAAATAGCTGCCTTCATTGCTTCGCAATTACAGCAGAAGTGTAAGGTGTCATTAGATGTAATGTTGGCCGATATGCCCTCAGAAACAGAGCATAATATGAGTGCTTTGTACGTAGGTAATAACGAAGTAATTCCATTGCATAAAGACAGAGAAAAAAGGCTGTCAGAAAGCACCGGAAAGGAAATCATGTATATGAATTTAGAAGCCTTGCATTACGGTATCAAAGCAGATTATCTGGTGCTAACTTACAAAGACATTGATAGTGCCGGAGAAAAATTGCAAATGGGTGCTATCAAATTGTTCAGAGAGTTTGAAATTGTGCTGACCGAAAAAATACAATTGTTGCTCAATATGAGCTATCATCAGGTTCACTTAGTAACCGACCACGGTTTTGTGTTGACAGGCTTATTGGATGAAGCTGATAAAATAGACCCAATTGTTTCAGGTAAAAAAGAAGTACATGAACGATTCATTCGCACTACCGAGAATCAGTCTGGTACAGATTGGATTCCGTTCGAAAAAACCTACAGTGAGTTTAAATATGTATATGCAGCCAAAAGTCATAGACCATTTAAATCTAAAGGCGTTTACGGATTTTCTCACGGTGGTTTCACACCGCAAGAAATCATCATACCGAACTTTGTTTTCAGCAAAGACGCACCTCCTACCAAAGGGCTGGAAGTAAATATTGCCAACAAAAAGGAACTCATCGAAGTAACAGGAGAATTGTTTGGCTTGAAAATTCAAGCCACTGCTAAAGCAGACGACTTGTTTTCTGCAAGTAGGATAATACAAGTTCTGTTATATGCCAACAACATCACATACAGCAGCAGTAACATAATCACTATTGAACCCGGTGCAACACAGTCATTCGACTTTTCATTCGGTGGTCATAATGAAATAATTGCTGTAGTAGTTGATGCCAACAGTCAGGAACAAATGGATTCAGTCAAAATCAAAAAATCAAATGCCAGAGATTTAGGCGGCCTCTTTTAA